From the Flavobacterium galactosidilyticum genome, one window contains:
- a CDS encoding PNGase F N-terminal domain-containing protein: protein MKKHFVLFFAFALIFTAEAQKNIKSIKVTYLRSNNGKVFENQDPILLFTSKKMSLVTTEKITLKKANFPIEQTYVDFQFKTTSQLAEFKNKSAILSVDSLALGKQKFTITDQTKKILGYTCKKATTSINSNSIELWFTTDLNLKGAPTALGQDLGLVLEMVRNGNTKTTASKIEILKNTPALLDLPNPLPKKVDQLTYKDLLWKSRFTTIPVFEKEIINFMDNPKSNDSILKFASGTIILKKVKFPKINKGSNIFIDVTEQSNGDAYDRTGSVFLIPTDQSISFLDGLQKGAKSLPVYENGNGEKYQGVVRTENYAPLLELMRFFTPFGVKHFNNLELKNKVWQDSVYYRQDISELTAALDEKEVWIGMNIGNYDNGGHKVSLNITIHPGYAAKSEDKWLLPLFNTNNVMEMAGQQYATMFNTEKGLELTFEVPASDKNYRLRYITTGHGGWGNGDEFVPKRNTILVDGKEIFAFVPWRTDCGSYRLSNPASGNFNDGLSSSDLSRSNWCPGTVTPPVYIELGKLSAGKHSMQIKIPQGAPEGTSFSSWNVSGVLIAD from the coding sequence ATGAAAAAGCACTTTGTTTTATTCTTTGCGTTCGCGCTTATCTTTACAGCGGAAGCACAAAAAAATATTAAATCAATAAAAGTTACTTATTTAAGAAGTAATAACGGTAAAGTATTTGAAAATCAAGACCCCATACTTCTCTTCACTTCTAAAAAAATGAGCTTGGTTACAACCGAGAAAATCACTCTTAAAAAAGCTAATTTTCCAATTGAACAAACCTACGTGGATTTTCAATTCAAAACTACTTCACAACTGGCTGAATTCAAAAACAAAAGCGCTATTCTTAGTGTGGACAGTTTGGCATTGGGAAAACAGAAATTCACTATTACAGATCAAACTAAAAAAATATTAGGTTACACTTGTAAAAAAGCGACAACCTCCATCAACTCGAACAGTATTGAATTATGGTTCACTACTGATTTAAATTTAAAAGGAGCTCCTACTGCTCTAGGACAAGATTTAGGTCTGGTACTTGAAATGGTGCGAAATGGGAATACAAAAACAACTGCTAGCAAAATTGAAATCTTAAAAAACACTCCTGCACTGCTTGACTTACCAAATCCACTTCCAAAAAAAGTAGATCAACTGACTTATAAAGACTTGCTTTGGAAAAGCCGTTTTACCACTATTCCTGTTTTCGAAAAAGAAATTATTAATTTTATGGATAACCCCAAAAGCAATGATAGTATCCTGAAATTTGCTAGTGGAACAATTATCCTCAAAAAAGTGAAGTTTCCTAAAATAAATAAAGGAAGCAATATTTTTATAGATGTCACAGAACAATCTAATGGAGACGCGTATGACAGAACTGGTTCTGTATTCCTAATTCCAACAGACCAATCGATTTCTTTTTTAGACGGTTTGCAAAAAGGAGCAAAATCATTACCTGTTTATGAAAATGGCAATGGTGAAAAATACCAAGGAGTCGTTCGAACTGAAAACTATGCTCCACTTTTAGAACTGATGCGTTTTTTCACTCCATTTGGGGTAAAACATTTCAACAACTTAGAACTGAAAAATAAAGTGTGGCAAGACAGTGTGTATTATCGCCAAGATATATCTGAATTGACTGCTGCTTTGGACGAGAAAGAAGTTTGGATTGGAATGAATATTGGAAATTACGATAACGGTGGCCATAAAGTTAGTCTTAATATCACAATTCATCCAGGCTACGCAGCTAAGTCGGAGGATAAATGGTTACTTCCATTATTCAACACAAACAATGTTATGGAAATGGCGGGGCAGCAATATGCAACGATGTTTAATACTGAAAAAGGATTAGAACTAACATTTGAAGTTCCGGCAAGCGATAAAAATTATAGACTGCGATACATTACTACAGGTCATGGTGGCTGGGGAAATGGGGATGAATTTGTGCCAAAGAGAAATACAATTCTAGTAGATGGAAAAGAAATTTTCGCTTTTGTTCCTTGGCGTACTGATTGTGGATCGTATCGCTTGAGTAATCCCGCTTCGGGAAATTTCAATGACGGACTTTCTTCATCTGACTTAAGCAGATCTAACTGGTGTCCCGGAACTGTAACTCCACCAGTTTATATTGAACTAGGAAAGCTTTCAGCAGGAAAACACAGCATGCAAATTAAAATACCTCAAGGAGCTCCAGAAGGCACAAGTTTTAGCTCTTGGAATGTTTCTGGAGTATTAATTGCCGACTAA
- a CDS encoding 3'-5' exonuclease yields MTFTAIDFETATAFHPCSVGIVTVENGIIVDEFVSLIKPPNNLYSPYTIQVHGIYPRDTVNAKNFAQVFPEIQKRIKNRVIVAHNESFDRNVLAKSMALYNLDYADLNIASRWECTVKIYKAKGLKPAKLSDCCREMNIQLNHHEALSDARACAKLYLMK; encoded by the coding sequence ATGACTTTTACTGCCATAGATTTTGAAACAGCAACGGCATTTCACCCTTGTTCCGTGGGAATTGTTACCGTGGAAAACGGAATTATTGTAGATGAGTTCGTTAGTTTGATTAAGCCGCCAAATAATTTATATTCTCCCTACACTATTCAAGTCCATGGTATTTATCCTCGAGATACTGTAAATGCTAAAAACTTTGCACAAGTATTTCCAGAAATCCAAAAAAGAATAAAAAACAGAGTAATAGTAGCGCACAATGAAAGTTTCGACCGTAATGTTTTAGCTAAATCGATGGCGCTTTATAATTTAGACTATGCTGATTTGAATATTGCTTCACGCTGGGAATGCACGGTAAAAATTTATAAAGCTAAAGGCTTAAAGCCAGCCAAATTGAGCGATTGTTGCCGAGAAATGAATATTCAACTCAATCATCATGAAGCTTTATCTGATGCTAGAGCTTGCGCCAAATTATACCTAATGAAATAA
- a CDS encoding pyridoxal-phosphate dependent enzyme yields the protein MRYSENILGTIGNTPLVKLNKITAEIKALVLAKVETFNPGNSVKDRMAVKMIEDAEADGRLLPGGTIIEGTSGNTGMGLALVAIIKGYKLICVISDKQSKEKMDILRAVGAKVVVCPTDVEPTDPRSYYSVSKRLASETPNSWYVNQYDNPSNAIAHYEQTGPEIWEQTEEKITHFVVGVGTGGTISGVAKYLKEKNPNIKIWGIDTYGSVFKKYHETGIFDENEIYSYITEGIGEDILPKNVDFSLIDGFTKVTDKDAAVYTRKIALEEGIFVGNSAGAAIKGLLQLKEHFKPEDVVVVLFHDSGSRYVGKMFNDDWMRERGFLEEEITKAEDVIKDHIDKPLIVVRTEELVSHAIERMRKYKISQIPVIDVTGFVGSVDEGDLFQWYVADKDVADKPIKDVMGEPFPIVKQGTSIEEVSKLFTRDNAAVLLELENGTHHIITKYDIIGSIK from the coding sequence ATGCGCTACTCAGAAAATATTTTAGGTACAATAGGGAACACTCCATTAGTAAAATTAAACAAAATTACAGCCGAAATAAAGGCACTTGTGCTTGCTAAAGTGGAGACATTCAATCCCGGAAATTCTGTCAAAGATAGAATGGCCGTTAAAATGATTGAAGATGCGGAAGCCGATGGAAGATTGCTGCCTGGAGGCACTATTATTGAGGGAACTTCAGGAAATACGGGAATGGGATTAGCTCTAGTAGCTATCATAAAAGGGTATAAGTTAATTTGCGTAATCTCTGATAAGCAGTCTAAAGAGAAAATGGATATTCTACGTGCAGTAGGAGCAAAGGTAGTGGTTTGCCCAACTGATGTAGAACCAACTGATCCACGTTCTTATTATTCTGTATCTAAAAGATTAGCATCAGAAACGCCTAATTCTTGGTATGTCAATCAATATGACAATCCTTCAAATGCTATAGCGCACTATGAGCAAACAGGACCTGAAATTTGGGAACAAACCGAGGAGAAAATTACTCATTTTGTTGTAGGTGTAGGAACAGGTGGAACTATATCTGGAGTTGCTAAATATTTAAAAGAAAAAAATCCTAACATCAAAATTTGGGGAATAGATACTTACGGTTCTGTTTTCAAAAAGTATCATGAAACCGGAATTTTTGACGAAAACGAAATCTACTCTTACATAACTGAAGGAATTGGTGAGGATATTTTACCTAAAAATGTCGATTTTTCTCTTATTGATGGCTTTACAAAAGTAACAGATAAAGATGCAGCAGTTTATACACGTAAGATCGCATTAGAAGAAGGGATTTTCGTCGGTAATTCAGCAGGTGCAGCTATCAAAGGATTATTGCAATTGAAAGAGCATTTTAAACCTGAAGATGTTGTCGTAGTTTTATTCCACGATTCAGGAAGTCGTTATGTAGGTAAAATGTTTAATGATGACTGGATGCGTGAACGCGGTTTTTTAGAAGAAGAAATCACAAAAGCCGAAGATGTCATCAAAGATCATATTGACAAACCATTAATTGTAGTGCGCACCGAAGAGTTAGTTTCACATGCTATCGAGCGCATGCGCAAATATAAAATTTCGCAAATTCCTGTTATTGATGTCACTGGTTTTGTAGGCTCTGTGGATGAAGGTGATTTGTTTCAGTGGTACGTGGCTGACAAAGATGTTGCCGATAAACCAATAAAGGATGTTATGGGAGAACCCTTCCCAATAGTAAAACAAGGAACTTCAATTGAAGAGGTGTCTAAATTATTCACTAGAGATAACGCAGCGGTTTTACTGGAGTTAGAAAATGGTACCCATCATATTATTACTAAATACGATATTATTGGTTCAATAAAGTAA
- a CDS encoding putative porin, translating to MRIFIFLIFLVFPTLLFSQTNNNSDSNSNSKYQRESDTTKKQKIAPIDLYRVITIDRDTTYIDTSLTIKKEYSHNYLRKDTFGLLPFANEGQTYNTLQYSLTDFSPYPEFGFKAKHFNFMEANQIRYYSVATPVTELYFKSTIKKGQSVDAFITLNTSENLNFSMAYKGLRSEGQYINQLASTGNFRFTTSYNTKNKRYFANAHYTYQDILNEENGGITTIQDFESEDPNYNNRQRFEVYFNDAKSFLKGKRIFVDHNFRVNSKKGINNLYITHQFNYENKFFEYNQATVPSTVGNQTVARFGNSFLDSGINDQTRYNKMYNRAGLVYENTVLGKFLFFVDDFRSNYYYSRVLVFDNQGTIPSFYSQQINSAGGRYEYRHDKWNGKFLYSRSITAQSLSNLDAQLTYDLNDEIQLGFQYQNINKLPNNNYNLYQSSYVQYNWSNDFKNEKINTIKANAISPWVNAEVQYSIFNDHLYFNDVSTAAQKLVLTQIVAPSQYDGTINYLSIKANREFKFGKFALDNTVLYQKTEQNVAVLNVPEIVTRNSFYYTTYMFKKALFLQTGIVLNYFSKYYANDYNPVIGEFFVQNEKQIGNHPNLDFFINAKIQRTRIYFKVEHFNSSFTGNNFYASPNNPSRDFTIRFGLIWNFFN from the coding sequence ATGAGGATTTTCATTTTTCTAATTTTTCTAGTATTTCCTACGCTATTGTTTTCGCAAACAAATAATAACAGCGACTCTAACTCTAATAGTAAATACCAGCGAGAATCAGACACAACTAAAAAGCAAAAAATAGCTCCTATTGACTTATATAGAGTAATCACCATTGATCGCGATACTACTTATATAGACACATCGCTCACTATAAAAAAAGAATACAGTCACAATTATTTACGAAAAGATACTTTTGGACTTTTGCCTTTTGCGAATGAAGGTCAAACGTATAATACGTTGCAATACAGCTTGACTGATTTTTCGCCTTATCCAGAATTTGGTTTCAAAGCGAAGCATTTTAATTTCATGGAGGCGAACCAAATTAGATATTATTCAGTAGCGACTCCTGTAACCGAATTGTATTTTAAAAGTACCATCAAAAAAGGACAATCTGTCGATGCTTTCATAACGCTAAATACTTCTGAAAACCTTAATTTTTCTATGGCTTACAAAGGTCTGCGTTCTGAAGGTCAATATATAAACCAGTTAGCTAGTACAGGAAATTTCAGGTTTACAACTAGTTATAATACTAAAAACAAACGCTATTTTGCTAATGCGCATTATACGTATCAAGATATTTTAAATGAAGAAAATGGCGGTATAACCACTATTCAGGATTTTGAAAGCGAAGACCCAAATTATAACAATCGGCAACGATTTGAAGTGTATTTTAATGATGCTAAGTCTTTCTTAAAGGGTAAAAGAATATTTGTAGACCATAATTTCAGAGTCAATTCTAAAAAAGGAATCAATAATCTTTACATTACCCATCAGTTTAATTACGAGAATAAGTTTTTCGAGTACAATCAAGCTACGGTTCCTTCAACAGTAGGAAATCAAACAGTGGCTCGTTTTGGGAATTCATTTCTAGACAGCGGAATTAACGATCAGACTCGTTATAACAAAATGTATAATCGTGCAGGACTTGTTTACGAGAATACGGTTTTAGGTAAATTTCTCTTTTTTGTAGATGATTTCAGGTCAAATTACTATTACAGTAGAGTCCTTGTTTTTGATAATCAAGGAACTATTCCTAGCTTTTATAGCCAGCAAATTAATAGTGCAGGTGGGCGATACGAGTATCGCCATGACAAGTGGAATGGAAAATTTTTGTACTCTAGGTCAATAACAGCGCAGTCACTTTCTAACTTAGATGCACAACTGACGTATGATTTAAATGATGAAATTCAGTTAGGATTTCAATATCAAAATATAAATAAACTACCGAATAACAATTACAATTTGTACCAAAGTAGTTATGTGCAGTACAACTGGTCTAACGATTTCAAGAACGAAAAAATTAATACCATAAAAGCAAATGCTATTTCGCCATGGGTCAATGCAGAAGTTCAGTATTCCATTTTCAACGATCACTTGTATTTCAACGATGTTTCTACTGCAGCTCAAAAGCTAGTGCTTACGCAAATTGTAGCACCATCACAGTATGATGGAACAATTAATTATTTGTCGATTAAGGCAAATAGAGAGTTTAAATTTGGAAAATTTGCTTTAGATAATACAGTGTTATATCAAAAAACGGAGCAAAATGTCGCTGTTTTAAACGTTCCGGAAATTGTAACCAGAAACAGCTTTTACTATACGACTTATATGTTCAAAAAAGCGTTGTTTTTGCAGACTGGTATCGTACTAAATTATTTTTCTAAATATTATGCTAATGACTACAATCCAGTAATTGGTGAGTTCTTTGTTCAAAATGAAAAACAGATAGGAAATCATCCAAATCTTGACTTCTTCATCAATGCAAAAATTCAACGAACCAGAATATATTTCAAAGTTGAGCATTTTAATTCTTCATTTACCGGAAATAATTTTTACGCTTCGCCAAATAATCCTTCGCGCGATTTCACCATTCGTTTTGGGTTAATTTGGAACTTCTTCAATTAA
- a CDS encoding RagB/SusD family nutrient uptake outer membrane protein, whose translation MKKIIYGALIFSGIFFNSCSDNDLDPTLSVNKDVTAITNIGDLKGLLAGAYDRITSANYYGRNMLIFGDVRSDNAYANGNSGRFLTSASMDMTNSNGDADAAFLQMYAVIANCNIIINSTIEGDAVAIDHIKGQALALRALVHYDLLRLFGQQHIGVGGGDLNSLGIAYVKQFLDVKDMKPKRSSVGEVKTFIYEDLTKALSMMNSSLDGDKKAIRTVTVNAIKARVALYFGDWAIAKAASQEVLDNSGARVLLASEYADSFKGSLQANSIFELVFSADDNRSNDSLFQIYNDTAYGDIVVLEDLVQQFSPLDVRANLITVADKSRLRNTGKFIKSDINVVLFRFEEMLLINAEASFKLDPTDVSALTNLNLVAVNRGALPYVTVSVANILLERRKELCFEGFRFDDIARYKMDMPVVDEIKQTYDDLGAAGITYGSYRYAFPIPLREMNANSNTVQNKGY comes from the coding sequence ATGAAAAAAATAATATATGGTGCTTTAATTTTTTCCGGAATTTTTTTTAATTCATGTTCGGATAATGATTTAGACCCAACTTTAAGTGTAAATAAAGATGTTACAGCAATCACTAATATAGGTGATTTAAAAGGACTGCTAGCAGGTGCTTACGATAGAATAACTTCTGCAAACTATTACGGAAGAAACATGTTAATTTTTGGAGATGTAAGATCAGATAATGCATATGCTAATGGAAATTCCGGAAGGTTTTTAACTTCAGCTTCTATGGATATGACCAATTCTAATGGAGATGCAGATGCTGCTTTTTTACAAATGTATGCTGTGATTGCAAATTGTAACATTATTATTAATTCTACAATTGAAGGTGATGCAGTTGCTATTGATCATATAAAAGGGCAAGCATTAGCTTTGCGCGCATTAGTTCATTATGACTTGTTGCGTTTATTTGGTCAACAACATATTGGTGTTGGCGGTGGTGATTTGAATTCTTTAGGAATAGCTTATGTTAAGCAATTTTTGGATGTAAAAGATATGAAACCAAAAAGAAGTTCTGTTGGTGAAGTTAAAACCTTTATTTACGAGGACTTGACAAAAGCATTGTCAATGATGAATTCTTCATTAGATGGTGACAAAAAAGCGATTAGAACTGTAACTGTTAATGCAATTAAAGCGAGAGTTGCTTTGTATTTCGGTGATTGGGCTATTGCTAAAGCTGCTTCTCAGGAAGTTTTAGATAATAGTGGAGCTAGAGTTCTTCTAGCATCAGAATATGCAGATTCATTTAAAGGGAGCTTGCAAGCAAACTCTATTTTTGAGTTAGTATTTTCAGCTGATGACAACCGTAGTAATGATAGTTTATTTCAGATATATAACGATACTGCTTATGGCGATATTGTTGTTTTAGAAGATTTAGTACAACAATTTTCGCCTTTAGACGTAAGGGCAAATTTGATTACTGTAGCTGATAAATCAAGATTGAGAAATACAGGTAAGTTTATAAAGTCTGATATTAACGTAGTATTATTCCGTTTTGAGGAGATGTTATTGATCAATGCAGAAGCCTCTTTCAAACTTGACCCAACTGATGTTTCGGCTTTGACAAATTTAAATCTTGTAGCGGTAAATCGTGGTGCATTACCATATGTTACTGTTTCGGTAGCAAACATTCTTTTAGAACGTAGAAAAGAATTATGCTTTGAAGGCTTTAGATTTGACGATATCGCACGTTACAAAATGGATATGCCTGTAGTTGATGAAATCAAACAAACGTATGATGATTTAGGTGCAGCAGGAATTACTTATGGTAGTTACAGATATGCGTTCCCAATTCCGTTGAGAGAAATGAATGCAAATTCTAATACTGTTCAAAATAAAGGATACTAA
- a CDS encoding SusC/RagA family TonB-linked outer membrane protein, producing the protein MKAKTGDVLVFSFIGMNDASVTVGSSNTLNVKMTTDAQQMEEVVVMGYVTKSKNSMTGSSKQLSGAVLSGVPTVSVDQALQGKVAGLQVSSSSGIPGSVQDIRIRGVGSISANNQPLYVIDGVPVISGDFSGGNDNRTNGNEGTSSSISVLATLNSNDIETMTVLKDASATAAYGARGSNGVIVITTKKGKIGKPAYTISNSIGFQNNAVDGRTPLTGDQRKELYLDAIFNSYGTANSFDRAGAENWLLGTSAGLNADAAGLQDWDGVSHNWGELLKNKNATVQNTNFSVSAGDEKTTFNASLGYNRTEATVIGGDFKRLTATLGVTRKLTESLKFSTNNTFSEAKQNGILEGSATFSNPNLTKYFMNPWVNPYNADGSYNIGDGTNVSDIGYWTSLHNTFYTLANNKKTNNLLGLRSNNALEWKISDNFKYKSVFAIDYNMNTFHDYANRIHGDGADVNGSVEQNIRRNTNVVAQNSINYTKKIGLHSFDATALFEYQKNKNDFLGGYGENIAADGLIYLDVVSKNKSTLGNFSDWLNVSYLGLFNYSYDNRYVLDATYRREGSSKFAPDHRFGDFWSVGTAWNIHNESFMEGSVFNNLKLRASYGTSGNSGINENSYQRLLGFDASYDSEPAFYPSAIGNELLTWEKNNTADVGLEFGVMNNRVSGSVSYYNRKTYDLLQSVPVSLTQGATSQLMNVGSVLNKGIEVDMNFDIIRGNDFNWSVSGNYSHNNNEVEKLAKDTSGKDIEITTGTRITKVGESINTWNMRKWAGVDPANGLPLWFVNGVDGATTSVYNNAKVAMQGKSSPVFSGGFGTHLDYKGIYFDVSFYFAGGHKVYEDWAFYTQSTGNNTFVSFNGTESLMDRWQKPGDIASVPKMEIGAGRNASSTSTRFLYDGDYLRMKDLVLGYKFNNTITEAISLDGLDISVRGTNLLTFVKDDNMKYDPEVRADGFTRLVSPPVKSVVFAINIKF; encoded by the coding sequence ATAAAGGCAAAAACTGGTGATGTATTAGTTTTTTCTTTTATCGGAATGAATGATGCATCAGTAACGGTTGGATCTTCAAACACTTTAAATGTTAAAATGACTACAGATGCGCAACAAATGGAAGAAGTTGTTGTAATGGGGTATGTTACTAAAAGTAAAAACAGTATGACTGGGAGTTCTAAACAACTTTCAGGTGCAGTTTTAAGTGGTGTTCCTACCGTTTCAGTAGATCAAGCTTTACAAGGTAAAGTTGCAGGTTTACAAGTTTCTAGTTCTTCTGGGATTCCAGGATCGGTGCAGGATATTCGTATTAGAGGTGTAGGATCAATTTCTGCAAACAATCAACCTTTATACGTTATTGATGGCGTTCCAGTGATAAGTGGGGATTTTTCGGGAGGAAATGATAATAGAACTAATGGTAATGAAGGTACCTCTTCATCGATATCTGTTTTGGCTACTTTGAATAGTAATGACATAGAAACTATGACCGTGTTGAAAGATGCTTCAGCAACTGCTGCTTATGGTGCTAGAGGATCAAATGGTGTAATTGTTATTACAACTAAAAAAGGAAAAATTGGAAAGCCTGCATATACTATTAGCAACTCTATAGGATTTCAGAACAACGCTGTTGATGGAAGAACTCCTCTAACTGGAGATCAAAGAAAAGAATTGTATTTAGATGCAATTTTCAATAGTTATGGTACGGCAAATAGTTTTGATAGAGCTGGAGCCGAAAATTGGTTGTTAGGAACTAGTGCTGGATTAAATGCTGATGCAGCAGGTTTACAAGATTGGGATGGAGTTAGCCATAATTGGGGTGAATTATTGAAAAATAAAAATGCAACTGTGCAAAACACTAATTTTTCAGTATCTGCTGGTGATGAGAAGACTACTTTTAACGCATCTTTGGGATATAACAGAACGGAAGCGACAGTTATAGGTGGAGACTTTAAGCGTTTGACAGCAACTTTGGGAGTGACAAGAAAACTAACTGAATCACTTAAGTTTAGTACAAATAACACTTTTTCTGAAGCAAAGCAAAATGGTATTTTAGAAGGTTCAGCTACTTTTAGTAACCCAAATCTTACAAAATATTTCATGAATCCATGGGTTAATCCTTATAACGCCGATGGTTCTTATAATATTGGTGATGGTACAAATGTATCTGATATTGGATATTGGACCTCTTTGCATAATACATTTTATACGTTAGCAAATAATAAAAAAACTAATAATTTGTTAGGTCTTAGATCTAACAATGCTTTAGAATGGAAAATTTCAGATAATTTCAAGTATAAATCTGTGTTTGCAATAGATTATAATATGAATACATTTCATGACTATGCAAACAGAATTCATGGAGATGGTGCTGATGTTAATGGATCTGTTGAACAAAATATTAGAAGAAATACTAATGTTGTTGCTCAAAACTCTATTAATTACACTAAAAAAATAGGTTTACACAGTTTTGACGCTACCGCTTTGTTTGAATATCAGAAAAACAAAAATGACTTTCTAGGTGGATACGGTGAGAATATTGCTGCAGATGGATTAATTTATTTAGATGTAGTTTCAAAAAACAAATCTACTTTGGGTAATTTCTCAGATTGGTTGAATGTTTCTTATTTAGGTTTATTCAATTATTCTTATGATAACAGATACGTATTAGACGCTACTTATAGAAGAGAAGGTTCTTCTAAGTTTGCTCCGGATCATCGCTTTGGTGATTTTTGGTCAGTTGGTACGGCGTGGAATATCCACAATGAGTCATTTATGGAAGGTTCAGTTTTTAATAATTTAAAACTAAGAGCATCGTATGGTACTTCAGGAAATAGTGGTATTAATGAAAATTCATACCAAAGGTTATTAGGTTTTGACGCAAGTTATGATTCTGAACCTGCTTTTTATCCTTCAGCAATTGGAAATGAATTGTTAACATGGGAAAAAAACAACACTGCTGATGTTGGTTTAGAGTTTGGTGTAATGAACAATAGAGTTTCTGGAAGTGTGTCATACTACAACAGAAAAACATACGATCTTTTACAAAGTGTACCAGTTTCTTTGACACAAGGAGCAACATCTCAATTAATGAATGTTGGTTCTGTTTTGAATAAGGGAATTGAAGTAGATATGAATTTTGATATTATACGTGGAAATGATTTTAACTGGTCTGTTTCTGGAAATTATTCTCACAACAATAATGAAGTTGAGAAACTTGCGAAAGATACTTCAGGTAAGGATATTGAAATAACTACTGGTACTAGAATTACTAAAGTTGGTGAGTCTATCAACACTTGGAACATGCGTAAATGGGCTGGTGTAGATCCTGCAAATGGTTTGCCGTTATGGTTTGTAAATGGTGTGGATGGAGCAACAACTTCTGTTTATAATAATGCTAAAGTAGCTATGCAAGGAAAATCTTCACCTGTTTTCTCTGGTGGATTCGGGACTCATCTTGATTATAAAGGAATTTACTTTGATGTATCTTTTTACTTTGCAGGTGGACATAAAGTATATGAAGACTGGGCCTTTTATACACAAAGTACAGGGAACAACACTTTTGTTTCATTCAATGGTACAGAAAGTTTGATGGATAGATGGCAAAAACCAGGAGATATTGCTTCTGTTCCTAAAATGGAAATTGGTGCTGGAAGAAATGCATCTTCTACTTCAACAAGATTTTTATATGATGGAGATTATTTAAGAATGAAAGACTTAGTTTTAGGATATAAATTTAATAATACTATTACTGAAGCGATAAGTCTTGATGGTCTTGATATTTCTGTGAGAGGTACAAACTTATTAACTTTCGTTAAAGATGATAATATGAAATATGATCCAGAAGTTAGAGCAGATGGTTTTACTCGCTTAGTAAGTCCTCCAGTAAAATCAGTAGTTTTTGCAATTAATATAAAATTTTAA
- a CDS encoding carboxypeptidase-like regulatory domain-containing protein has product MRLKFKWIFTLLLALSMQFSFAQEKTVSGVVSDASGPIPGVNVLIKGS; this is encoded by the coding sequence ATGAGGTTAAAATTCAAATGGATTTTTACGCTATTATTAGCGTTATCTATGCAGTTTTCTTTCGCGCAAGAAAAAACTGTCTCAGGTGTTGTTTCAGATGCTTCGGGTCCAATCCCAGGAGTAAATGTTTTAATTAAAGGGAGTTAG
- a CDS encoding tyrosine-protein phosphatase, protein MFSLFKSKPTLKDLIPDNHIDIHSHLLPGIDDGAKTFQDTLRLTKALQAIGVSEFITTPHIIQHVWDNTSDEIQSKKAETIHQLEKNEIIVPFRAAAEYLMDDQFVRLFETGQLLTLKDNYVLVEMSYINAPIQLYSILFDLQVAGYIPVLAHPERYLFYQNNFNEYAKLKKAGCLFQLNLLSIVGYYGAGITKTAEQLLQKGMYTYVGSDVHHNNHIKAFDLKVQIKDLAPLSEAIVNNQFFKFD, encoded by the coding sequence ATGTTTTCACTATTTAAATCAAAACCTACACTTAAGGATCTAATTCCTGATAACCATATTGACATTCATTCTCACCTTTTACCGGGAATTGATGACGGTGCCAAAACTTTCCAAGACACATTACGACTTACTAAAGCACTTCAAGCAATAGGAGTTTCGGAGTTTATCACAACACCTCACATCATCCAGCACGTTTGGGATAACACAAGCGACGAAATACAGTCAAAAAAAGCAGAAACAATCCATCAATTAGAGAAGAACGAGATAATCGTACCTTTTAGGGCAGCTGCCGAATATTTAATGGATGATCAGTTTGTCCGTTTATTTGAAACTGGACAACTACTGACGCTTAAAGACAATTATGTATTAGTCGAAATGTCCTATATTAATGCACCTATACAATTATACTCCATACTTTTTGACTTACAGGTTGCAGGCTACATTCCAGTACTAGCTCATCCTGAACGCTATCTTTTTTATCAAAACAACTTTAATGAATACGCCAAACTAAAAAAAGCAGGATGCTTATTTCAACTCAATTTATTATCCATTGTTGGATATTACGGTGCTGGAATTACTAAAACAGCAGAGCAACTACTTCAAAAAGGAATGTACACCTACGTAGGCTCAGATGTACACCATAATAATCATATAAAAGCATTTGATTTAAAAGTACAAATCAAAGACTTAGCACCACTTAGCGAAGCTATTGTAAACAATCAATTTTTTAAATTCGATTAA